The following coding sequences are from one Treponema bryantii window:
- a CDS encoding substrate-binding domain-containing protein, protein MRNKKILIFLLSLTILALVLDVLSCSSRALKNRNQNNNENILLSHNQGNEITAGSKSDVIHKEFLDSYKPQKTDYNFYFTYKIVHSWWDAVALGMEDAVRQFEEKGIHITYDYRAPEAMSANDQVNRIKKAAALKEYDVIGVDVADIDIVTPVINQIIAQGNKVMTFSSSDSGKENGCKRIAYVGNTHNFEDGEDLAEALCCYLNYKGKIAMLVGNVGAPCHEDRARGAEKVFSKYEGIELVDVQYDEDSDINAYNFTKEFLANYPDLDGIICCNMSNPVGAGRAVEEAGKAGKVIIVGMDHDERAIKYLRDGVIYALAIQDCYSIGFDTITTAVKIADGVLPGSLYPEKTEEESTIFYQKDAAGLLRSLYGVIE, encoded by the coding sequence ATGAGAAACAAGAAGATTTTAATTTTTCTTCTCAGCTTGACCATCCTTGCCTTAGTGCTTGACGTGTTGAGCTGTTCATCCAGAGCATTAAAAAATCGTAATCAAAACAATAATGAAAATATTTTACTCTCTCACAATCAAGGCAATGAAATTACAGCAGGTTCAAAATCTGATGTAATACATAAGGAATTTCTTGATTCCTATAAGCCTCAGAAAACCGACTATAATTTTTATTTTACCTATAAAATAGTACATTCCTGGTGGGATGCAGTTGCGCTTGGAATGGAAGATGCCGTACGCCAGTTTGAAGAAAAAGGCATTCATATTACTTATGATTATCGAGCTCCTGAAGCCATGTCTGCAAATGATCAGGTAAATAGAATTAAAAAGGCAGCTGCTTTAAAAGAGTATGATGTAATTGGTGTTGATGTTGCAGATATTGATATTGTCACACCGGTAATCAATCAGATTATTGCACAAGGTAACAAGGTTATGACATTTTCCAGTTCAGATTCCGGAAAGGAAAATGGCTGTAAAAGAATTGCCTATGTAGGAAATACTCATAATTTTGAAGATGGTGAAGATTTAGCTGAAGCGCTTTGCTGTTATTTAAATTATAAAGGTAAGATTGCAATGCTTGTTGGAAATGTAGGAGCTCCTTGCCATGAAGACCGTGCAAGGGGAGCTGAAAAAGTTTTTTCAAAATATGAAGGCATTGAACTTGTTGATGTACAATACGATGAAGACAGCGATATAAACGCTTATAATTTTACAAAGGAATTTCTGGCAAATTATCCGGATCTTGATGGAATTATCTGCTGTAATATGAGTAATCCTGTAGGGGCAGGCCGTGCAGTGGAAGAAGCGGGAAAAGCAGGTAAGGTAATTATCGTCGGAATGGATCATGATGAACGGGCAATAAAATATCTACGTGATGGAGTTATTTATGCGCTGGCCATTCAGGACTGTTATTCAATTGGTTTTGATACAATTACAACTGCCGTAAAAATTGCAGATGGCGTATTACCTGGCAGCTTATATCCTGAGAAAACAGAAGAAGAATCGACCATCTTTTATCAGAAAGATGCAGCGGGGCTTCTTCGTTCGCTTTATGGTGTAATTGAGTAG
- a CDS encoding DUF1893 domain-containing protein → MLKIFSSDTQIFYSESKWLHPIFEFEEFLKTYDGPRTNLSAWDSAIGKAAAVLLVRLGVEQIHGELVSNLAVKYIAQTLGEGKLTWDTLVDRLMCQTENQLENLTDSDEMYYLIRQRAKLVLGVPVSIQNLSYKYGKINGLNLEIHAGGRLMILGENGTGKTTLLRLLCGIYKPDSGSILIDGKPVDKLPKYTIGYIPQLSELQEEQSFDLTAEEVVGLGINGKTEKSGGKSRRDLVEQTMRRTGCAHLAGRKFSVLSGGEKQKVSLARCLAQKARLLLLDEPTANLDKDNRRMVVDILTSLSISEIPTIIMVTHDKELTSLKKWEVLNIG, encoded by the coding sequence ATGCTGAAAATTTTCTCTTCAGACACACAGATTTTTTATAGTGAAAGCAAGTGGCTGCATCCAATTTTTGAATTTGAAGAGTTTTTGAAGACTTATGATGGGCCGCGCACTAATTTGAGTGCCTGGGACAGCGCCATTGGAAAAGCTGCAGCTGTTTTACTGGTGCGGTTAGGTGTTGAGCAGATTCACGGCGAACTTGTAAGTAATCTTGCAGTAAAATATATTGCTCAAACTCTTGGCGAAGGCAAACTCACCTGGGATACTCTGGTAGACCGACTTATGTGCCAGACAGAAAATCAGCTGGAAAATCTTACAGATTCTGATGAAATGTACTATTTAATACGACAGCGGGCAAAACTTGTACTTGGAGTTCCAGTCAGCATTCAAAATCTTTCATATAAATACGGAAAAATAAACGGTCTGAATCTTGAAATACACGCAGGTGGGCGACTGATGATTCTTGGCGAAAACGGAACCGGTAAAACTACCCTTCTCCGCTTGCTTTGTGGAATTTACAAACCAGATAGTGGAAGCATTCTGATTGACGGAAAACCTGTAGACAAGCTCCCAAAATACACAATCGGCTATATTCCGCAGCTTTCAGAACTTCAGGAAGAACAGAGTTTTGATCTTACAGCTGAAGAAGTTGTAGGACTTGGAATAAATGGCAAAACTGAGAAATCTGGCGGAAAAAGCCGCCGAGACCTTGTAGAACAGACAATGAGAAGAACAGGCTGTGCACATCTTGCCGGACGAAAGTTTTCAGTACTCAGCGGCGGTGAAAAGCAGAAAGTTTCACTTGCCCGCTGTCTTGCGCAAAAAGCCCGTCTCCTGCTGCTGGACGAACCTACCGCAAACCTCGACAAAGATAACCGCCGCATGGTAGTTGATATTCTTACTTCTCTTTCGATTTCGGAAATCCCAACTATCATAATGGTAACTCACGACAAAGAGCTTACTTCTCTAAAAAAATGGGAGGTACTCAACATTGGATAA
- a CDS encoding sensor domain-containing diguanylate cyclase, whose product MAFKTASTTRNGTDDAIDKLSHFYIQEIAKSRASLISDELDKKYTYVNNALDVISQKDLESPKALRTYLGNMRRLYNMDTFALVDENGLVYTSHSTCSGKTRYPFLAEKITEPIYSTVLNYGGEKQLFMAVPVSGLYFNNSRITACFVEINIDQMMRSMTYHHDNMDTFFSLYYKNGECLTNSEFGNIPAGQNLFSLMAASNNDSKKFKKLQKDFTEGVSGLAEVNLGNESVHLQYIPVKNTGWMLTILVYETAINEQVSTSIASLMQNTRIHVFCTISLILLLFISLILIIRSTSRFKIEQEKTISHRTQLAYEKLEKEQQAMGIIQSVLDSGPWTIEFDENGKIINCEWSETFRELLGFSSEKEFPDKLESWSDRLHKGDKDAVLKAFWDTVNDTTGKTVYNVEYRLLTKNNGWRWYHAAGNIIRRADGSPQTYVGLFIDIDDNKKNELGLLEQFNIVNALSRDYANILSINIITRTLKPIKLGGYVPESFKENYSLDSSYDTFFSEYIEKRVYSEDKAFMQEAIALDTIIQKLNESDEYSSSYRIDDNGELHFYEFKYMKLNADTVILGVMNIDKIVSDAREKEKLIILSETDRMTGLLNRVCGELRIEESLKQGKGGLFILLDIDHFKFFNDTFGHGTGDQVIINVAKCLKAAFRENDIVFRLGGDEFSAYAAEVHDKKIANEIINRFIENLKTIVIPEIGDRPVTASIGATIIKSGEPADFGDNYKLIDSGVYESKKVEGSYVTFK is encoded by the coding sequence ATGGCGTTTAAAACTGCCAGTACCACAAGAAATGGCACAGACGATGCAATTGATAAATTGAGCCATTTTTATATTCAAGAAATTGCTAAAAGTCGTGCCTCACTTATCTCTGATGAACTTGATAAAAAATATACTTATGTAAATAACGCACTCGATGTTATATCTCAAAAGGATCTTGAGTCGCCGAAAGCGCTTAGAACTTATCTTGGAAATATGAGAAGACTTTATAACATGGATACGTTTGCCCTTGTTGATGAAAACGGTCTGGTTTATACTTCGCACAGTACCTGTTCCGGTAAAACCCGTTATCCGTTCCTTGCAGAAAAAATTACTGAACCGATTTATTCAACAGTTTTGAATTACGGCGGTGAAAAACAGCTTTTTATGGCAGTACCGGTTTCGGGTTTGTATTTTAATAATTCAAGAATTACAGCCTGCTTTGTAGAAATCAATATTGATCAGATGATGCGTTCTATGACCTATCATCATGATAATATGGATACTTTTTTTAGTCTTTACTATAAGAATGGTGAATGTTTAACTAATTCAGAATTTGGAAATATTCCTGCAGGTCAGAATCTTTTTTCTTTAATGGCTGCAAGCAATAATGATTCTAAAAAGTTTAAGAAACTTCAGAAAGATTTTACAGAAGGTGTTTCTGGCTTGGCAGAAGTTAATCTTGGAAATGAATCTGTACACCTTCAGTATATTCCAGTAAAAAATACCGGCTGGATGCTCACAATACTTGTTTATGAAACTGCAATTAATGAGCAGGTCAGTACAAGTATTGCTTCCCTTATGCAGAATACAAGAATTCATGTTTTCTGTACTATCAGTTTAATTTTGCTGCTGTTCATCAGTTTAATTCTGATTATCAGAAGTACATCTCGTTTTAAAATAGAACAGGAAAAAACAATCAGTCATAGAACTCAGCTTGCTTATGAAAAACTGGAAAAGGAACAGCAAGCCATGGGTATTATTCAGTCTGTTCTGGACTCAGGCCCCTGGACAATTGAGTTTGATGAAAACGGCAAAATCATAAACTGCGAATGGTCAGAAACCTTCCGTGAACTGCTTGGCTTTAGTTCAGAAAAGGAATTCCCTGATAAGCTTGAGTCATGGTCAGACAGACTTCATAAGGGAGATAAGGATGCAGTTTTAAAAGCTTTCTGGGATACTGTAAACGATACAACTGGAAAGACAGTTTATAATGTTGAATACAGACTTTTGACAAAGAATAATGGCTGGCGATGGTATCATGCTGCGGGAAATATTATCCGCCGTGCAGATGGTTCTCCGCAGACATATGTTGGACTCTTTATTGATATTGATGATAATAAGAAAAATGAGCTTGGACTTCTGGAACAGTTTAATATTGTAAATGCATTGAGTCGTGATTATGCAAATATTTTAAGTATAAATATTATTACAAGAACTCTAAAACCTATTAAGTTAGGCGGTTATGTCCCGGAATCCTTTAAGGAAAACTATTCCTTAGATTCTTCATATGACACTTTCTTTTCTGAATATATTGAAAAACGCGTATATTCAGAAGACAAAGCCTTTATGCAGGAAGCCATTGCACTTGATACTATCATACAAAAACTTAATGAATCAGATGAATATTCTTCCAGTTATCGTATTGATGATAATGGTGAACTGCATTTTTACGAATTCAAGTATATGAAGCTGAATGCTGATACTGTAATTCTTGGTGTTATGAACATAGACAAAATCGTAAGTGATGCCAGAGAAAAAGAAAAACTGATTATACTTTCTGAGACCGACAGAATGACAGGACTTTTGAATCGTGTATGTGGTGAATTAAGGATTGAAGAAAGTCTTAAACAGGGAAAAGGCGGTCTCTTTATCCTTCTTGATATAGACCATTTTAAGTTCTTCAACGATACCTTTGGTCATGGAACAGGAGATCAGGTAATCATAAATGTTGCAAAATGTCTTAAAGCAGCTTTCCGTGAAAATGATATTGTATTCCGATTAGGTGGTGATGAATTTTCTGCATATGCTGCCGAAGTTCATGATAAGAAAATTGCAAATGAAATAATCAACCGCTTTATCGAAAATCTTAAGACAATTGTTATTCCGGAAATTGGTGACCGCCCTGTAACTGCAAGTATTGGTGCAACCATAATTAAGTCAGGCGAGCCGGCTGATTTCGGAGATAACTATAAACTTATTGATAGCGGTGTTTACGAGAGTAAAAAGGTTGAAGGTTCGTACGTAACATTCAAATAA
- a CDS encoding ABC transporter permease, whose protein sequence is MTNQIAFKAEKKITQDDLAKKAKKRELFSNFGPLFGFIGIILLFSILTGGKIVQPKNLSLMLSQVFVLMTCCSGVFLIMTVGGLDFSQGSVLGLSSIIFCWVSMYSIPLAVIASVAAGALMGAFNGFFHVKFKIASFIVTMCSQYFFRGLCKYITTAGPVPASYNVLSLDQTWFKFLLMGIVLIVVFVIWHFTRVGPDLRAIGAGETAARFSGCRPDLKKFLVYVSAGAITGFASFINVVHVGAITGTAGRQLETQILIALVLGGMPISGGAKARFSNIILGTLTYCVLEKSLPMVFPVAATQQLVKGIIFLIVVALTIDHESLKVIK, encoded by the coding sequence ATGACAAATCAAATCGCATTTAAAGCAGAAAAAAAGATTACACAAGATGATTTGGCAAAAAAAGCAAAGAAACGGGAGCTGTTTTCTAACTTTGGTCCTTTATTTGGCTTTATCGGAATTATCTTATTATTTTCAATATTGACTGGCGGAAAAATTGTTCAGCCTAAAAACCTAAGCCTTATGCTTAGTCAGGTCTTTGTTTTGATGACCTGCTGCAGCGGTGTATTTTTGATAATGACAGTCGGAGGCCTTGATTTCTCTCAGGGATCTGTTCTCGGTCTTTCATCAATAATTTTCTGCTGGGTTTCAATGTACAGCATACCGCTTGCAGTAATTGCTTCAGTTGCTGCCGGAGCTTTAATGGGTGCCTTCAACGGCTTCTTCCATGTTAAGTTCAAGATTGCATCTTTTATCGTAACAATGTGTTCACAATATTTCTTCAGAGGTCTGTGTAAATACATTACAACAGCAGGACCTGTTCCTGCCAGCTATAATGTACTTTCTTTGGATCAGACCTGGTTCAAATTCCTTCTGATGGGAATTGTACTTATTGTTGTATTTGTTATCTGGCATTTTACAAGAGTCGGACCAGATTTAAGGGCAATTGGTGCGGGCGAAACTGCTGCAAGATTTTCTGGATGTCGACCGGATTTAAAAAAGTTTTTAGTTTATGTAAGTGCAGGAGCAATTACAGGATTTGCTTCGTTTATCAACGTTGTTCATGTAGGTGCCATAACTGGTACTGCAGGACGTCAGCTTGAAACACAGATTCTTATTGCACTTGTATTAGGTGGAATGCCGATTTCCGGTGGAGCAAAAGCACGGTTCTCAAATATCATTCTGGGAACCCTTACCTACTGTGTCCTCGAAAAATCGCTTCCTATGGTTTTCCCAGTGGCAGCAACACAGCAGCTTGTGAAAGGTATAATCTTTTTGATTGTAGTAGCATTAACTATTGATCATGAATCATTAAAGGTTATTAAGTAG
- a CDS encoding leucine-rich repeat domain-containing protein: protein MGSYIKKNGLLYSEDLHTVLGVDDTSTDFTGRVPFGAHRIEDDVFSDCPYESISLPDSVKELGSCLFSNSKALEKVKLPSGVTELPSYLFSGCSALTKVTMPNAVSAFPEGLFKDCVSLPEIPFRAGITELPESVFEGCASLKSLVIPPTVKRIESRAVAGCTALESVVFPSCIEYIAPDAFEGCNSLHNLRVDGEGGLFYIGENDGYLYEAADEGDRVVLKTNGGNASSVSFFKDNADEISAGLSENDDEDFEDDDTFSAEIGASEEEAVFIKAENAPEPVFDTKSTSAAQEEPQIMQDSAVDSMLADIMGDEKERNTLSEEVAVSEQETAVLSETMAVMSDSSQGDTSAAISEAELEKLFAKNEESELATHNADNPDVLDSKAQILADSVGLSAVFECEPSGELPEDPELFVIAEKIVKDENGKSNFSSKLITCCKTFARIQDYKRIIMLYGLPLDNEEFALFFKHFIAKKNVILACEAESPATLSDFGKTICDYARISLKKEELAEQRRTAVLKTKTLVKLVIRDKYE, encoded by the coding sequence ATGGGTTCGTATATTAAAAAAAATGGCCTGCTATATTCTGAGGATTTACACACAGTTCTTGGAGTTGACGATACTTCAACAGACTTTACTGGTCGTGTTCCTTTTGGAGCACATAGAATAGAAGATGATGTTTTTTCAGATTGTCCGTATGAGTCTATCTCTCTGCCAGATTCTGTAAAAGAGCTTGGAAGTTGTCTTTTTTCAAATTCAAAAGCACTCGAAAAGGTTAAGCTTCCATCTGGTGTTACAGAACTTCCTTCTTATCTTTTTTCTGGATGTTCTGCTCTTACTAAGGTAACTATGCCAAATGCGGTTAGTGCTTTTCCAGAAGGGCTTTTTAAGGATTGTGTATCTTTACCAGAAATTCCTTTCCGTGCCGGAATTACAGAATTGCCGGAAAGTGTTTTTGAAGGCTGTGCTTCATTAAAATCTCTTGTAATTCCACCAACCGTAAAGCGAATTGAATCCAGAGCTGTTGCCGGTTGTACGGCTCTTGAAAGTGTCGTATTCCCATCTTGTATTGAATATATTGCTCCAGATGCCTTTGAAGGCTGTAATTCTCTGCACAATCTGCGTGTAGATGGAGAGGGCGGACTTTTCTATATTGGTGAAAACGATGGCTATTTATACGAAGCCGCTGATGAAGGAGACCGCGTTGTTTTGAAAACAAATGGCGGTAATGCTTCAAGTGTATCTTTCTTTAAGGATAATGCAGATGAAATATCAGCAGGCCTTTCAGAAAATGATGACGAAGATTTCGAAGATGATGATACATTCAGCGCTGAAATAGGGGCTTCAGAGGAAGAAGCTGTATTTATTAAGGCAGAAAATGCTCCTGAACCAGTGTTTGATACAAAATCAACTTCTGCAGCTCAGGAAGAACCTCAGATTATGCAGGATAGCGCAGTTGATTCAATGCTTGCAGATATTATGGGTGATGAAAAGGAACGTAATACACTTTCCGAAGAAGTTGCCGTAAGCGAGCAGGAAACTGCAGTTCTTTCAGAAACTATGGCTGTAATGTCTGATTCAAGTCAGGGTGATACAAGTGCTGCAATTTCAGAAGCTGAACTTGAAAAGTTATTTGCTAAAAATGAGGAATCAGAACTCGCAACTCACAATGCTGATAATCCTGATGTTCTGGACAGCAAGGCTCAGATTCTTGCAGATTCAGTTGGTTTAAGTGCTGTATTTGAATGTGAACCTTCGGGAGAACTTCCTGAAGATCCTGAACTGTTCGTCATTGCAGAAAAAATTGTTAAGGATGAGAACGGAAAATCAAACTTCAGTTCAAAACTTATTACCTGTTGTAAGACTTTTGCAAGAATTCAGGATTATAAAAGAATCATTATGCTTTACGGACTTCCTCTTGATAATGAGGAATTTGCACTCTTCTTTAAGCATTTTATTGCAAAGAAGAATGTTATTCTTGCCTGTGAAGCAGAATCTCCTGCAACACTTTCTGATTTCGGAAAGACAATCTGTGATTATGCCAGAATCAGCCTGAAGAAAGAAGAACTCGCAGAACAGCGCCGTACAGCAGTGCTCAAAACAAAAACTCTCGTAAAACTTGTCATCCGCGACAAATATGAGTAG
- the ilvD gene encoding dihydroxy-acid dehydratase, producing the protein MKSDNAKKGVARAPHRSLFYAMGYTDEELDRPLVGVCCAKNEIIPGHIELDRIAEAVKAGIRMAGGTPVEFPAIGVCDGIAMGHEGMKYSLVTRELIADSIECMTKAHQFDALVMIPNCDKIVPGMLMAAARLDLPTVFVSGGPMMPGHLPGADASNPYAGRNLSLTDMFEAVGAVASGRITEEQLREMETVACPGCGACSGMFTANSMNCLTESIGLGLPGNGTIPAVSGRRIALAKKAGMKVMEMFERGITARNMLTMKNFENALAADMALGCSSNTMLHLPAIAHEAGLSIDLHMVNEISNRTPNLCHLAPAGHTFMCELDDAGGVQAVLAELAKKNLIDTSLMTVTGKTVAENIAGVRNRNPEVLRPIENPFSDNGGLAILFGNLAPNGTVVKRSACAKELMKHTGPARVFNDESEAMDAVQNRKIKSGDVVVIRYEGPKGGPGMREMLAVTAALAGQGLDKEVALITDGRFSGATRGASLGHCSPEAAVGGPIALVEEGDKITLDINNYKITLEVSDEELERRRAAWKAPEPKVKTGYLARYAKLVSSADKGAILE; encoded by the coding sequence ATGAAAAGTGATAACGCTAAAAAAGGTGTTGCCCGCGCGCCACACCGCTCGTTGTTTTATGCAATGGGTTATACTGATGAAGAATTAGACCGCCCGCTCGTAGGCGTTTGTTGTGCTAAAAACGAGATTATTCCAGGTCATATTGAACTTGACCGCATTGCCGAAGCTGTAAAAGCCGGCATCCGTATGGCTGGCGGAACTCCTGTAGAGTTCCCTGCAATCGGTGTCTGTGACGGTATTGCCATGGGTCACGAAGGAATGAAATATTCCCTTGTTACACGCGAACTCATTGCCGACTCAATTGAATGTATGACAAAGGCTCATCAGTTTGATGCCCTCGTTATGATTCCTAACTGCGATAAAATTGTTCCTGGTATGCTGATGGCTGCAGCCCGCCTAGATCTGCCTACAGTATTTGTAAGCGGCGGTCCTATGATGCCTGGTCACCTCCCTGGAGCTGATGCTTCTAATCCTTATGCCGGACGTAATTTGTCGCTGACAGATATGTTCGAAGCTGTTGGTGCAGTTGCCAGCGGACGTATTACAGAAGAACAGCTTCGTGAAATGGAAACTGTAGCTTGTCCTGGCTGTGGTGCCTGCTCTGGTATGTTCACAGCAAACTCAATGAACTGTCTTACAGAGTCTATCGGACTTGGTCTTCCTGGAAATGGAACAATTCCAGCTGTCAGCGGTCGCCGTATCGCTCTGGCTAAAAAAGCCGGAATGAAGGTTATGGAAATGTTTGAGCGTGGAATTACTGCGCGCAACATGCTTACAATGAAAAATTTTGAGAATGCCCTTGCTGCTGATATGGCACTCGGCTGTTCTTCTAATACAATGCTTCACCTTCCTGCAATTGCACATGAAGCAGGTTTGTCGATTGACCTTCATATGGTTAATGAGATTTCTAACAGAACACCAAACTTGTGCCATCTTGCTCCAGCCGGTCACACTTTTATGTGCGAACTTGATGATGCGGGTGGTGTTCAGGCTGTTCTTGCAGAGCTTGCTAAGAAAAATCTGATTGATACAAGCCTTATGACTGTTACAGGAAAAACTGTTGCAGAAAATATCGCAGGCGTTCGTAACCGCAATCCTGAAGTTTTGCGTCCAATTGAAAATCCTTTCAGTGACAATGGTGGACTTGCAATTCTCTTTGGAAACCTTGCTCCAAACGGAACTGTTGTAAAACGCTCTGCCTGTGCAAAAGAACTTATGAAGCACACAGGACCAGCCCGTGTATTCAACGACGAAAGTGAAGCAATGGATGCTGTTCAGAACCGTAAAATCAAGAGTGGTGATGTAGTAGTTATCCGCTACGAAGGACCAAAGGGCGGACCTGGTATGCGCGAAATGCTCGCAGTAACTGCAGCTCTTGCAGGTCAGGGACTCGATAAGGAAGTTGCCCTTATTACAGACGGCCGCTTCTCTGGTGCAACACGCGGAGCTTCTCTTGGACACTGTTCACCGGAAGCTGCTGTAGGTGGACCAATCGCACTTGTAGAAGAGGGCGACAAAATCACTCTCGACATCAATAACTACAAGATTACCCTTGAAGTAAGCGATGAAGAACTCGAGCGTCGTCGTGCCGCTTGGAAAGCTCCGGAACCAAAAGTTAAAACCGGCTATCTTGCACGCTATGCAAAACTCGTTTCTTCTGCAGATAAAGGTGCAATCCTCGAATAA
- the fusA gene encoding elongation factor G produces the protein MAANSLEKMRNIGIMAHIDAGKTTTTERILYYTGKIHKIGEIDDGQATMDWMAQEQERGITICSAATTTYWKDHQINIIDTPGHVDFTAEVERSLRVLDGAVAVICAVDGVQPQTETVWKQADEFSVPRLCFMNKMDRIGADFFGSMEDVHEKFGVDCLALQIPIGEGQDFEGVIDLLNMKEIRWHEDDEGETFDITDVDASRLDQANEWREKLVEMVAGSDDALMEIYLEGGDISVDQLKAAIRKGTIARTFVPFVMGSARHNQGVQPLIDAVIDYLPSPLDIPPAKGIRIKKDEEETVDVPTDVSKMPLGLVFKIQYDREMGPLCYVRMYSGKIQAGTQIFNINKKKRERVNRILRMHANKSEPCDSVSAGDIAVFIGLKLAQTGDSIGTEAFPILLEQPKFPQPVISVALEPESMSEKDKMNETLEILSREDPTFTSHEDAETGQLIISGMGELHLDVLVTRMRDDFGVKCNVGAPQVTYRESVSGTAEATEEFSRVLAGKENTAGLTITVEQREQGSGNSFEITCRHAEVPDEIIEAIKNGFMSSLNSGIKYGYPCTDVGVKVTAINYNELTSTTFAFEACAAQVFDKACNAANPVILEPVMNVDIACPKEFVGPASSQLSQRGGNIMGQDSKTTGEVIHAQAPMANMFGFTTNLRSATQGRASFSMEFSHFQLKVGGLNNL, from the coding sequence ATGGCTGCTAACAGTTTAGAAAAAATGCGCAACATTGGAATTATGGCGCATATTGATGCTGGAAAAACTACAACTACAGAACGTATTCTCTATTATACAGGTAAGATTCATAAGATTGGAGAAATTGACGACGGCCAGGCAACAATGGACTGGATGGCTCAGGAGCAGGAGCGTGGAATTACAATCTGTTCTGCAGCCACAACAACTTACTGGAAAGATCATCAGATAAATATTATTGATACACCAGGCCACGTAGACTTTACTGCCGAGGTTGAGCGTTCTCTGCGTGTTCTCGACGGCGCGGTTGCAGTTATCTGTGCAGTAGACGGAGTTCAGCCACAGACAGAAACTGTATGGAAGCAGGCCGACGAATTCTCAGTACCTCGCCTTTGTTTTATGAATAAAATGGATCGCATTGGTGCTGATTTCTTTGGCTCAATGGAAGATGTTCACGAAAAGTTCGGCGTAGACTGTCTTGCACTCCAGATTCCAATTGGAGAAGGCCAGGATTTTGAAGGTGTAATTGACCTTCTTAATATGAAAGAAATCCGCTGGCATGAAGATGATGAAGGCGAAACTTTTGATATAACTGATGTTGATGCAAGCCGTCTCGACCAGGCAAATGAATGGCGTGAAAAGCTTGTTGAAATGGTTGCCGGCAGCGACGACGCTTTGATGGAAATCTACCTTGAAGGCGGCGACATCAGCGTAGATCAGCTTAAGGCTGCTATCCGTAAGGGAACAATTGCACGTACTTTCGTTCCTTTTGTAATGGGATCTGCCCGCCACAATCAGGGGGTTCAGCCACTTATCGATGCTGTAATCGATTATCTTCCAAGTCCACTCGACATTCCTCCTGCAAAGGGAATCCGTATTAAGAAGGATGAAGAAGAAACTGTTGATGTTCCAACAGATGTTTCAAAAATGCCTCTCGGTCTTGTGTTTAAGATTCAGTATGACCGCGAAATGGGACCTTTGTGCTATGTCCGCATGTACTCAGGAAAGATTCAGGCCGGAACTCAGATTTTCAATATCAATAAGAAAAAGCGCGAACGTGTAAACCGCATTTTGCGAATGCATGCTAATAAGAGTGAGCCTTGCGATTCAGTAAGTGCCGGCGATATCGCAGTATTTATTGGTCTTAAGCTTGCTCAGACTGGTGACTCTATTGGAACAGAAGCATTCCCAATTCTTCTCGAGCAGCCTAAGTTCCCTCAGCCTGTAATTTCTGTTGCACTTGAGCCGGAATCTATGAGCGAAAAGGATAAGATGAACGAAACTCTCGAAATCCTCAGCCGCGAAGACCCGACATTTACAAGTCATGAAGATGCAGAAACCGGTCAGCTTATTATTTCTGGTATGGGTGAGCTTCATCTCGATGTTCTTGTTACTCGTATGCGCGATGATTTTGGCGTAAAGTGTAACGTAGGAGCACCTCAGGTTACTTACCGCGAGTCTGTAAGCGGTACTGCCGAAGCTACAGAAGAGTTCAGCCGCGTACTTGCCGGAAAAGAAAATACAGCCGGACTTACAATTACAGTTGAACAGCGTGAACAGGGTAGTGGAAACAGCTTTGAAATTACCTGCCGTCATGCAGAAGTTCCTGATGAAATTATTGAAGCAATCAAGAATGGCTTTATGTCATCTCTCAATTCTGGAATTAAATACGGCTACCCTTGTACTGATGTTGGTGTAAAGGTAACTGCTATCAATTATAACGAGCTTACTTCTACAACTTTTGCTTTTGAAGCTTGTGCTGCACAGGTATTTGATAAGGCATGTAATGCTGCAAATCCTGTAATCCTCGAGCCTGTAATGAATGTTGATATTGCATGTCCTAAAGAATTTGTGGGACCTGCATCAAGCCAGCTTTCTCAGCGTGGTGGAAACATTATGGGCCAGGATTCTAAGACTACTGGTGAAGTTATTCATGCTCAGGCACCTATGGCAAACATGTTCGGATTTACTACAAATCTCCGTTCTGCTACACAGGGCCGTGCAAGCTTCTCTATGGAATTCAGCCACTTCCAGCTTAAAGTTGGCGGATTGAATAACCTGTAA